A window from Deltaproteobacteria bacterium encodes these proteins:
- a CDS encoding PBP1A family penicillin-binding protein has translation MAPQMSWRTKQFINRSRLWHSVMRITAAVSTTVFIGILVGTYLWLDTLQVFDIKDDQVSTIVEYKGQDNTLILARNGEKIGELFSKYHVHVPYKKIPKGMVDAVIAIEDRSFWQHHGFDPKGILRATMVRLKGGNSHQGASTLTQQVVRNFLLSNERSLQRKIQEIGLAVQLEKRLSKERILEIYLNTMFLGNGAYGVGAAAQRYFGRDLADLDVHEYALIAGLFQSPSRFNPARYPERAKKRQLQVLSAMVQARMINQRDMNQLGRAQLIYKEYHPINEEFAPYFIDFVREEAQKLIPGRNTINGQGLRIHTTLDIELQRLAERGLASSGKILDDAAKKVGVVTLKDGTPSKARLEASLLSVDPTTGEILAMVGGRNYSQSKFNRTTQALRSPGSAFKPVVYAEALTQGFKWSDVIFVSPITIDSYRPRTPDEDFGKETTLLRAFYRSMNTPTIEIGQKIGLAPVTTLAKQLGIRSPLKDEFGTMLGSSDVTMMDLSRMYATFANYGRLVEHIAITKITTRDGKVLYAAPKVAARSSAPLTPQIAFLMTEGMRTVLQFGTGFTAGHLANFAVGKTGTSNESTDNWFCGYASNISTVVWVGTDEHVRISGNVTGGKLALPIWEKFMSSAFKVRPPSYISPPDNVVAAVVNPHFGTRTDSGVRMYFIKGNEPPAESASAALEALSATSAAGYRDVFRN, from the coding sequence ATGGCCCCCCAAATGTCGTGGCGCACTAAACAATTTATAAATAGATCGAGACTGTGGCACTCCGTCATGCGGATCACTGCCGCTGTGTCGACGACCGTTTTTATTGGTATATTGGTCGGTACGTACCTTTGGTTAGATACGTTGCAGGTTTTCGATATCAAGGACGATCAAGTCTCGACGATTGTCGAGTACAAGGGTCAGGATAATACGCTTATTTTGGCCCGCAACGGCGAGAAGATTGGCGAACTGTTCAGTAAGTATCACGTACATGTTCCCTATAAAAAAATACCCAAGGGCATGGTCGATGCCGTCATCGCCATTGAAGACCGAAGCTTCTGGCAGCATCACGGATTCGATCCCAAGGGGATACTCCGGGCCACGATGGTGCGCCTTAAGGGTGGGAACAGCCATCAAGGGGCGAGTACGCTGACGCAGCAAGTTGTGCGGAATTTCCTCCTCTCCAATGAAAGGTCGCTTCAACGCAAGATCCAGGAGATCGGACTTGCTGTGCAACTGGAAAAACGCCTGAGCAAAGAGCGTATTCTTGAAATTTATTTGAACACGATGTTTTTAGGCAACGGAGCCTACGGTGTCGGAGCTGCCGCACAACGTTATTTCGGCAGAGATTTGGCCGATCTAGACGTGCACGAATACGCGCTGATTGCCGGTTTGTTCCAATCACCGAGTCGGTTCAATCCTGCGCGTTATCCGGAACGAGCAAAAAAGCGGCAACTCCAGGTGTTGAGCGCCATGGTTCAGGCGCGGATGATTAACCAGCGTGACATGAATCAGCTTGGTAGAGCTCAACTCATTTACAAAGAATACCATCCAATTAACGAGGAGTTCGCACCTTACTTCATCGATTTTGTCCGCGAAGAAGCGCAGAAACTCATTCCGGGCCGTAATACGATAAACGGACAAGGTTTGAGGATCCATACGACCCTCGATATCGAACTACAGCGCCTTGCAGAGCGCGGCCTTGCCTCATCAGGCAAGATCCTTGACGACGCGGCGAAGAAAGTCGGGGTTGTCACTTTAAAGGACGGCACACCAAGCAAAGCGAGGCTCGAGGCGTCTTTACTATCGGTAGATCCCACAACCGGCGAAATTCTAGCGATGGTAGGGGGCCGCAACTACTCCCAGAGCAAATTTAACCGCACCACTCAGGCACTCCGTTCGCCGGGATCAGCTTTCAAACCGGTCGTCTATGCTGAAGCATTGACGCAAGGATTTAAGTGGAGTGACGTCATTTTCGTGTCGCCCATCACCATAGATAGCTACCGACCACGCACACCAGACGAAGATTTTGGCAAGGAGACCACGTTACTTCGTGCATTTTATCGTTCGATGAACACGCCCACGATCGAGATCGGTCAAAAAATCGGCCTGGCTCCGGTGACTACGCTCGCCAAGCAGCTTGGGATTCGCTCACCGCTCAAAGATGAGTTTGGGACGATGCTCGGGAGTTCCGATGTAACGATGATGGATTTATCGAGGATGTATGCAACTTTTGCCAATTATGGTAGGTTAGTGGAACACATCGCCATTACGAAAATTACCACTCGCGACGGTAAAGTGCTCTACGCTGCACCTAAAGTCGCAGCGCGTAGCTCTGCGCCTCTCACGCCGCAGATCGCCTTTCTCATGACTGAGGGTATGCGGACAGTACTGCAGTTTGGTACTGGTTTTACCGCCGGGCACCTAGCCAATTTCGCCGTGGGTAAGACGGGGACCTCAAATGAATCCACGGATAACTGGTTTTGCGGCTATGCGTCGAATATTTCTACCGTTGTTTGGGTCGGCACAGACGAGCATGTGCGCATTTCCGGCAACGTTACAGGCGGCAAATTGGCACTGCCAATTTGGGAAAAGTTCATGTCCAGTGCCTTT